Proteins encoded within one genomic window of Bradyrhizobium sp. CB1717:
- a CDS encoding SPW repeat protein, whose product MNTVWKKDMITDVINLVIGLGLFVSPWAFGFADESPTNWNAWLSGVLIAGLAVVALAIFAEWQEWMALAAGAWVAVSPWVLLFSAKATVTPLHVIAGILVAAVAALRLWQLHQSHPRVTA is encoded by the coding sequence ATGAACACCGTCTGGAAAAAGGACATGATCACGGATGTGATCAACCTTGTAATAGGCCTGGGCTTGTTCGTGTCACCGTGGGCCTTCGGGTTCGCCGATGAAAGTCCCACAAACTGGAATGCCTGGCTGAGCGGCGTCCTGATCGCTGGGCTGGCCGTAGTAGCGCTGGCGATCTTCGCCGAATGGCAGGAGTGGATGGCACTTGCCGCCGGCGCCTGGGTCGCCGTGTCGCCGTGGGTGCTGCTCTTCTCGGCCAAGGCAACGGTGACACCGCTCCACGTCATCGCCGGAATCCTGGTGGCGGCTGTTGCTGCCCTGCGCCTCTGGCAACTGCACCAGAGCCATCCGCGTGTGACGGCTTGA
- a CDS encoding MarC family protein, producing the protein MLTDFTITAFATLFVAIGPLDTAIVFGGLTAGVHRPERFRLAWQAVLIAGIVLLGFALFGNRVLAALRVSLDAFRVAGGILLLLQAIQMIFAHPSGLSSLTALERREAMAPGDIAIFPLAFPVIAGPAGLTRLFC; encoded by the coding sequence ATGCTCACTGATTTCACCATCACCGCCTTTGCAACCCTGTTTGTGGCGATCGGACCCCTCGATACCGCGATCGTGTTCGGCGGCCTGACGGCGGGTGTTCACCGGCCCGAGCGGTTTCGTCTGGCTTGGCAGGCCGTCCTGATCGCCGGAATTGTCCTGCTCGGATTTGCACTGTTCGGCAACCGGGTGCTGGCCGCGCTGCGGGTCTCTCTGGATGCATTTCGAGTTGCGGGCGGCATCCTGCTGTTGTTGCAGGCCATCCAGATGATCTTCGCCCATCCCTCGGGCCTGTCCTCGCTCACCGCGCTCGAGCGGCGTGAGGCAATGGCGCCCGGCGACATCGCGATTTTCCCCCTGGCATTTCCGGTGATCGCCGGACCGGCCGGCCTCACGCGGTTGTTCTGCTGA
- a CDS encoding MarC family protein, with amino-acid sequence MIVLAAMLLCLLLTYLGMIFTDVLHRVLRATGANVLARLAGIVLATLAVQFIFDGIRGARLLAAE; translated from the coding sequence ATGATTGTGCTGGCAGCTATGCTGCTTTGCCTTCTACTAACCTATCTCGGTATGATTTTCACGGACGTCTTGCACCGGGTGTTGAGGGCCACCGGCGCCAACGTGTTGGCGAGGCTCGCCGGCATTGTGCTGGCGACCCTCGCGGTCCAATTCATTTTTGACGGTATTCGAGGTGCTCGGCTCCTCGCAGCCGAGTGA